One window of Cohnella hashimotonis genomic DNA carries:
- a CDS encoding aminotransferase, with translation MNRIPSSYNRNWTGGPGGLPVQGGGAGLDAFGGLGGFGGAGAAGGGLGAGAGGGGFPGLGGGAPVSGPPALFGGAPIQAAAQAAAPAAKGGGLSALLNAGNLESVKGFIDKMGGIEGLISNIGKIQKIMSSVQQIAPLIKIFTSKGKKSAEADDEDYAPRPRRRRRRRSRRRTGSSSRRRRTGSGARRRAGGRRR, from the coding sequence ATGAACCGCATACCGTCTTCGTACAATCGCAACTGGACCGGCGGTCCTGGCGGCTTACCCGTGCAAGGCGGCGGAGCCGGCCTCGATGCTTTCGGCGGGCTCGGCGGGTTTGGCGGCGCAGGCGCTGCCGGCGGCGGGCTCGGCGCGGGTGCCGGCGGCGGCGGCTTTCCCGGGCTCGGAGGCGGCGCTCCCGTCTCCGGACCGCCGGCGCTCTTCGGCGGCGCGCCTATTCAGGCCGCGGCGCAGGCAGCCGCGCCGGCCGCGAAGGGCGGCGGGCTCAGCGCGCTGCTGAACGCGGGCAACCTGGAGAGCGTCAAGGGCTTTATCGACAAGATGGGCGGCATCGAGGGCCTGATCAGCAACATCGGCAAGATCCAGAAGATTATGTCCTCCGTCCAGCAGATCGCGCCGCTTATCAAGATTTTCACGTCCAAAGGCAAAAAGTCCGCCGAGGCGGACGACGAGGATTATGCCCCGCGCCCGCGTCGCCGCAGGCGCAGACGGTCGCGCCGGCGCACCGGCAGCAGCAGCCGCAGACGACGCACGGGCAGCGGCGCGCGGCGGAGGGCGGGCGGCCGGCGACGGTGA
- a CDS encoding S-layer homology domain-containing protein: MLQRWDFKKMEIYLLVICMLFGVIADLWNPNTASARSPELEEAGSVDLGGYSDNMAMAEDFGYVFVSIPASNQVVVIDKSSMNIVKHLVVGSSPRGLYVQGDRLYVALSDATLIAVVDLNTLEAGTPIETEVKPWEVVVDGSDLYYAGGHNWIKTVYKQNINTGSITEITLDQLVYYPKLSLDAPNRRLYIGQTHISGGALLSIDIDSGALLWRMDDKQVGSGNTVLVNEGTVYYGSSIIDVTNQRVVSSLWSGILDVDDSYIYTALGIYTRQEVIETALFNTSYNPAAGIVDREHALYSLGGFGTTLYKHIFNADSAPIAIGYEKGDNWIKFDSYFDTWAEGAGGKYLYAVSSSKNRLVQIDAQTMQVTGDRYIGSKPGSLDIRDGIIYVSLGGTTHIAKIDTAGETDFLAPIVEVEVGVRTADVAAGSGKAYFTNRGSFGQLSVLTDVYHTLPGNYSTPWLTLNENASMLYLGETESSGAALFRIDTTTDQVVQESDDDFDYGTRQVIVDGDYVYYGSRRLAADNIKLVYGQYKNGYYSATLLDARGEVVLASNALYDRDSFQPTYVFPFVAGYGVLREDGSILLYAGSGPDNNRSYTLMKFASIDDMKEQLNRSLKPVSVDFFDEDDRTGGIMGDIRIAPGPLGDFVVSYSVRYYNAAGIEIDPHTWTNIFTYQRASDGTILYRLAASPPPGAKWMGVIPAVLSSGVSDVVELKEAATYTRLWDADTYYADNVSFTDTDLSPDSIGGKVTFAGASGELSGDQYAVYFAGENDVIGEPIGIVNASGKSSYEFSIPSGTHIPDGAFILAVQLRDSNGYGSPGFSFAAIPDRMTLEPAESSIYVNNTSGAADTVTVNGLKSGDKVKVYDVYLNLYGEGTVPGQSSSVTLSGMNLDNAVPYLYVAVTTPGKHESFYVLVYYGEGSGTGGGGNAGGGNAGGGGGGSGGIGGGIGGGIGGGGSSGGKDGEPGSTPVVAVTAKSAAGETIISATVDDKLLDASLEKWDDSKHELSLPIPETATEYQLTLTGYQLNKIRLKDENVVIRMESAIGGFVLPAAAFTASGYAQTADAKYVMNVRRLSDTPPANPVIVDGRSVQQVTPRYEFKMFVELGGVPTEIKEASAYVGHIISFSKPNQPIASLAAVTLDEKTGKLVSVPAKFESNANGIKATLYRKGNSEYFLVAHTASFNDVKEGYFAKPSIDKMATRFVINGYQNGTFKPEGSVTRAEAAALITRALGIVPSGEAAAFKDTPSGAWYAEAVGAAAKAGILKGYEDGSFRPNQTITQQEWVSILYQSLLYGGLKTQENVELQAFNVDAGYSSWSSKAADALLRAGIMNKQDAFPVKASKATTRGEAAELLFRTLKTLQLT; this comes from the coding sequence ATGTTGCAACGCTGGGACTTTAAAAAAATGGAGATTTATCTGCTTGTGATATGCATGCTGTTTGGTGTGATCGCGGATTTGTGGAATCCGAATACCGCTTCGGCACGGAGTCCGGAGCTTGAGGAAGCAGGAAGTGTCGATCTCGGAGGATATTCCGACAATATGGCGATGGCCGAAGATTTTGGTTATGTGTTCGTAAGCATTCCAGCCAGCAATCAAGTCGTTGTCATCGATAAATCCAGTATGAATATCGTCAAACATCTTGTCGTCGGTTCGTCGCCCCGCGGGTTGTACGTTCAAGGAGATCGCTTGTACGTCGCGCTGAGCGATGCGACGCTGATCGCTGTCGTTGATTTGAACACGTTGGAAGCTGGCACGCCAATTGAGACTGAAGTTAAACCTTGGGAAGTTGTCGTTGACGGCAGCGATCTTTATTATGCCGGCGGACATAATTGGATAAAAACCGTGTACAAGCAGAATATAAACACCGGTTCGATCACGGAGATCACGCTGGACCAGTTGGTCTATTATCCGAAGCTAAGTTTGGATGCGCCCAATCGCCGTCTCTATATCGGACAGACGCATATATCTGGAGGCGCATTATTATCGATCGATATCGATTCGGGTGCGCTCCTGTGGAGAATGGACGACAAGCAGGTGGGAAGCGGAAACACAGTGTTGGTCAACGAAGGGACCGTCTATTATGGCAGTTCAATCATTGACGTTACGAATCAACGAGTCGTGTCTTCTTTGTGGTCCGGAATTCTGGACGTAGACGATAGTTACATTTATACCGCATTAGGCATATATACGCGTCAGGAAGTAATCGAAACAGCCCTATTCAACACCTCATACAATCCCGCGGCGGGCATAGTGGATCGCGAGCACGCACTGTACAGCTTGGGCGGGTTTGGTACAACGCTTTACAAGCATATCTTCAATGCTGATTCTGCACCGATCGCGATTGGCTACGAAAAAGGAGATAACTGGATCAAGTTCGATAGCTACTTCGATACCTGGGCGGAAGGGGCAGGGGGAAAGTACCTGTATGCCGTCTCATCTTCGAAAAACCGTCTCGTTCAAATTGATGCTCAAACGATGCAAGTGACGGGGGACCGTTATATCGGTTCAAAGCCGGGCAGTTTAGATATCCGCGACGGTATTATCTATGTAAGCCTCGGGGGCACCACGCACATCGCAAAAATCGATACGGCAGGAGAGACCGATTTCTTGGCCCCGATCGTTGAGGTAGAGGTCGGCGTGCGTACGGCCGACGTCGCAGCGGGCTCTGGCAAGGCATATTTTACGAATCGCGGCTCGTTCGGACAATTAAGCGTTCTTACGGATGTATATCATACATTACCGGGAAATTACAGCACTCCGTGGCTCACTTTGAACGAGAATGCAAGCATGCTGTATCTTGGCGAGACGGAATCTTCTGGAGCCGCACTATTTAGAATAGATACGACAACCGATCAGGTTGTTCAAGAGTCCGACGATGACTTTGATTACGGCACCCGACAAGTCATCGTAGACGGAGATTACGTATATTATGGTTCACGTCGACTTGCAGCAGACAATATCAAGCTTGTTTACGGTCAATATAAAAATGGCTACTATAGCGCAACTCTGCTCGATGCAAGAGGAGAAGTAGTTCTTGCTTCGAACGCCCTATATGATCGGGATTCATTCCAACCGACCTACGTATTTCCATTTGTCGCTGGTTATGGCGTCCTTCGCGAAGATGGCAGTATCCTGCTCTATGCGGGAAGCGGGCCCGACAACAATCGCTCGTATACGTTGATGAAGTTTGCAAGTATAGACGATATGAAGGAACAGCTTAATCGCAGCCTTAAGCCAGTATCGGTGGATTTTTTTGATGAAGACGACCGCACGGGCGGCATTATGGGAGATATCCGGATTGCTCCGGGTCCATTGGGAGATTTCGTCGTGAGTTACAGCGTTCGTTACTATAACGCAGCCGGCATTGAGATTGATCCGCACACTTGGACAAACATATTTACCTACCAACGTGCTTCCGACGGGACGATATTGTACCGCTTAGCCGCATCGCCTCCACCGGGAGCGAAGTGGATGGGCGTTATCCCGGCTGTACTTTCATCAGGCGTGAGCGATGTGGTCGAGCTTAAGGAAGCTGCGACGTATACTCGACTGTGGGACGCGGATACGTACTATGCCGATAACGTCTCATTTACGGACACCGATCTCTCTCCGGATTCGATCGGAGGCAAAGTGACCTTTGCCGGCGCATCTGGAGAATTGTCCGGCGATCAATATGCGGTCTACTTTGCCGGGGAGAACGATGTAATTGGCGAACCCATCGGGATCGTAAACGCTTCGGGCAAGAGCAGTTATGAATTTTCCATCCCATCGGGAACGCATATACCTGACGGCGCCTTCATCCTTGCAGTGCAATTGCGCGACAGTAACGGATACGGATCGCCAGGTTTCAGCTTCGCAGCTATCCCTGATCGCATGACGCTTGAGCCCGCTGAATCCAGCATATATGTAAATAACACCAGCGGGGCTGCCGATACCGTGACAGTAAATGGTCTCAAGTCCGGAGACAAGGTGAAAGTATACGACGTTTACTTGAATCTCTACGGAGAAGGAACCGTGCCTGGCCAGTCCTCTTCCGTGACGCTTAGCGGCATGAATCTGGACAACGCAGTCCCGTATTTGTATGTTGCCGTAACGACGCCCGGCAAACATGAAAGCTTTTATGTCCTGGTTTATTACGGTGAAGGTTCTGGAACTGGCGGAGGCGGCAACGCAGGCGGAGGAAATGCCGGCGGTGGAGGCGGAGGCTCCGGAGGTATCGGCGGAGGCATAGGGGGTGGCATTGGCGGCGGAGGTTCATCCGGCGGCAAAGATGGGGAACCCGGCTCGACTCCTGTAGTGGCGGTTACCGCTAAAAGTGCAGCCGGAGAGACGATTATTTCCGCGACGGTCGACGATAAGCTGCTTGATGCTAGCCTGGAAAAATGGGATGATTCCAAGCACGAGTTGAGTCTGCCGATCCCCGAAACAGCGACAGAGTATCAACTGACGCTAACTGGCTATCAATTGAATAAAATTAGATTGAAGGATGAAAATGTCGTTATCCGCATGGAATCTGCAATAGGCGGATTCGTACTGCCTGCAGCAGCTTTTACGGCATCGGGGTATGCGCAGACTGCCGACGCTAAATACGTAATGAACGTACGGCGGTTGTCAGACACTCCCCCGGCCAACCCGGTAATTGTCGATGGCCGCAGCGTACAGCAAGTTACGCCGCGGTATGAATTTAAAATGTTCGTCGAATTGGGGGGCGTACCCACCGAGATTAAGGAAGCTTCGGCATACGTGGGGCATATCATCTCATTCTCTAAACCAAATCAGCCGATTGCATCCCTCGCCGCAGTCACCTTGGACGAAAAGACAGGGAAATTAGTATCCGTGCCAGCAAAATTCGAATCGAACGCAAATGGCATCAAGGCAACGCTCTATCGTAAAGGTAATTCGGAATATTTTCTTGTTGCTCACACCGCAAGTTTCAACGACGTTAAAGAAGGCTACTTCGCGAAGCCGTCGATCGATAAGATGGCAACGCGATTCGTAATAAACGGTTATCAAAACGGTACTTTTAAGCCGGAGGGATCGGTGACGCGTGCGGAAGCTGCAGCGTTAATCACGAGGGCTCTTGGGATCGTGCCGAGCGGAGAAGCAGCGGCCTTTAAGGACACGCCTTCCGGCGCCTGGTATGCGGAGGCCGTCGGGGCGGCTGCCAAGGCCGGGATTCTCAAAGGTTACGAGGACGGAAGTTTCCGTCCGAACCAGACGATTACCCAGCAGGAGTGGGTGTCTATTTTGTATCAAAGCTTGTTGTATGGCGGTTTAAAGACGCAAGAAAACGTAGAGCTGCAAGCGTTTAATGTCGATGCCGGATATTCCTCATGGTCCTCTAAGGCTGCGGACGCTCTTCTGCGCGCAGGCATTATGAACAAACAAGACGCATTCCCCGTTAAGGCTTCAAAAGCTACAACTCGGGGAGAGGCTGCGGAACTGCTGTTCAGGACATTAAAGACGCTTCAGTTAACATAG
- a CDS encoding response regulator transcription factor, protein MVTMLVVDDEIYALKGITQGIEWGDLPIARILEADSVPEARRQLEANQVDLVISDIEMPGASGMELLRFIKEACPATLTIFLTGHARFEYAQEAMRHGCFEYVLKPVDHDALKEIVRRAVAEIEERRAQQAFEETLETYRRQWTNQLPILVERFWQEALAAGLPASPDRLSREYATYDIPLSAGDPVLPVLLSVEQWDVGLDGRDERIMEYALRKAAAEIIVGAEGAGAALQDRAQQSLVLLYKANEARGEVLQRCSEYIRACREYFHCTVSCYVGEPAAPQALAAELERLSRVERANVAQPASVIDASNGAGHAGSAAAAVMAVSGQTLPPFMEWSILLDGGSVAELEAAISDALRRMKEEGAGRESLELFYYGYVHMLYQSALRRGVPAGELLSQQELAEGLAARTPDGMTAWALRLLAKTNAALLDRQRDASAVIAKIQSYVQEHLSEELGREEIARAVYRNPAYLSRLFRKETGMSLTDYIAQAKIERAKRLLTETNDKISNIAEGLGYLHFSYFAKLFRKIAGVTPQDYRKKHQSM, encoded by the coding sequence ATGGTAACGATGCTGGTGGTGGACGATGAGATCTATGCGCTCAAAGGAATCACGCAGGGGATCGAGTGGGGGGATCTGCCGATCGCCCGCATTCTGGAGGCCGACAGCGTTCCCGAAGCGCGGCGGCAGCTCGAGGCGAATCAGGTGGACCTGGTCATCTCGGACATCGAGATGCCCGGCGCGAGCGGCATGGAGCTGCTGCGGTTTATCAAAGAGGCGTGTCCCGCTACGCTGACGATTTTCCTGACCGGACACGCCCGCTTCGAGTATGCGCAGGAGGCGATGCGCCACGGCTGCTTCGAATACGTGCTTAAGCCCGTCGACCATGACGCGCTGAAGGAAATCGTACGGCGGGCAGTCGCGGAGATCGAAGAGCGCCGGGCGCAGCAGGCATTCGAGGAGACGCTTGAGACGTACCGCCGCCAATGGACGAACCAGCTCCCGATCCTGGTGGAGCGGTTCTGGCAGGAGGCGCTGGCGGCAGGGCTGCCGGCATCGCCGGACCGGCTGTCGCGGGAGTACGCGACGTACGACATCCCGCTCTCTGCCGGCGATCCCGTACTGCCGGTGCTGCTAAGCGTCGAACAGTGGGACGTCGGCCTCGACGGACGCGACGAGCGCATCATGGAATACGCGCTTCGCAAAGCCGCGGCCGAGATTATCGTCGGCGCCGAAGGCGCGGGGGCCGCTCTGCAGGATCGCGCCCAGCAGAGTCTTGTGCTGTTGTATAAGGCGAACGAGGCGCGCGGCGAGGTGCTGCAGCGATGCAGCGAGTACATACGGGCTTGCCGGGAATATTTCCACTGCACGGTGTCCTGCTACGTGGGCGAACCGGCGGCGCCGCAAGCGCTGGCCGCGGAGCTGGAGCGCCTCTCCAGAGTGGAGCGCGCCAACGTGGCGCAGCCGGCGTCGGTCATAGACGCGTCGAACGGCGCGGGACATGCGGGCAGCGCCGCCGCTGCGGTGATGGCGGTCAGCGGCCAGACGCTGCCGCCGTTCATGGAGTGGAGCATATTGCTGGACGGCGGCAGCGTGGCGGAGCTGGAAGCGGCGATATCGGACGCGCTGCGCCGGATGAAGGAAGAGGGGGCAGGGCGCGAGAGCCTGGAGCTGTTCTACTACGGCTATGTCCACATGCTCTATCAGTCCGCGCTGCGGCGCGGCGTACCGGCCGGCGAGCTGCTCTCGCAGCAGGAGCTGGCCGAAGGCCTCGCGGCGAGGACGCCGGACGGCATGACGGCCTGGGCGCTGCGGCTGCTCGCCAAGACGAATGCGGCGCTGCTCGATCGGCAGCGGGACGCATCCGCGGTCATTGCCAAGATCCAGAGCTACGTCCAGGAGCATCTGAGCGAGGAGCTCGGACGCGAAGAGATTGCGAGAGCCGTCTATCGCAATCCGGCTTATCTGTCGCGCCTGTTCCGCAAGGAGACGGGCATGTCGCTCACCGACTACATCGCCCAGGCGAAGATCGAGCGCGCCAAGCGGCTGCTCACCGAGACGAACGACAAGATCAGCAACATAGCCGAAGGGCTGGGCTATTTGCATTTCTCGTATTTTGCCAAGCTGTTCCGCAAGATTGCGGGCGTGACGCCGCAGGATTATCGGAAGAAGCACCAATCGATGTAA
- a CDS encoding cache domain-containing sensor histidine kinase, whose amino-acid sequence MRIWHSVRFKIVFGFFVVIAPMVVFLIYNNLYAMKVVRQQISAHYDNLLQTNIKQNDNILHEYMVYLNRLESNPDVPLIQALTAADSDFMLAKIRLLNQFVRDSSGIYYGMMDTIFIFDRKADDLYYVTQDNSTYNDKKDVLLGWSRNYLRGTGRLQPDAGEWTPMIIGAAEDSQYLMWTYDLGLDVYAGVLVRDRSLLRVLEGFDVGPDGGTFLLNNKGELLADSDSTLMNDNVFRQAIVSRAGDYGIVKQDGKSYLVLSRASDQVDVVYAIVMREDFILQNLPFFQKVLYYWIPLLVALLLMIYLVFLQRIMFKPLVDLIRGMRKLGQGRFDIRLPTDQSSEFAFMSGTFNNMAGQIEKLKIDVYEEQLRVQKAEYKHLQVQINPHFYMNSLNIVYNLAALKDFKSVQKLSLHLADYFRFLMQSHRQTVRLADELRHIGHYLEIQKIRYAGKLDYDVRVQPEHLRCELSPLMVQPFVENSVIHGFGKKVPDGTMFRILIETEADAADPEAHMLLLIRDNGAGFPADMLAELATGAYAEGTGEEHLGIWNILRRYRMLYGDERGIAFANAPEGGAVVTIRLPYKGAAASAGDDAIEEGIGEEGTG is encoded by the coding sequence ATGCGCATCTGGCATTCCGTACGGTTCAAGATCGTCTTCGGCTTTTTTGTTGTAATCGCTCCCATGGTCGTCTTCCTGATCTATAACAACCTTTACGCGATGAAGGTCGTCCGCCAGCAAATCTCCGCCCACTACGACAATCTGCTCCAGACCAACATCAAGCAGAACGACAATATCCTTCACGAGTACATGGTGTATCTCAACCGCCTCGAGAGCAATCCCGACGTGCCGCTCATACAGGCGCTGACCGCCGCCGACAGCGACTTCATGCTGGCGAAGATCCGGCTGCTGAACCAGTTCGTGCGCGACTCCAGCGGCATTTACTACGGCATGATGGACACGATTTTCATTTTCGACCGGAAGGCCGACGATCTTTATTACGTAACGCAGGACAACAGCACCTACAACGACAAAAAGGACGTGCTGCTCGGCTGGTCGCGCAATTACTTGCGGGGCACGGGTCGCCTGCAGCCGGACGCCGGCGAATGGACGCCGATGATCATCGGCGCCGCCGAGGATTCGCAGTATCTGATGTGGACGTACGACCTCGGGCTCGATGTCTACGCGGGCGTGCTTGTGCGGGACCGCAGCTTGCTGCGTGTGCTCGAAGGCTTCGACGTCGGTCCGGACGGCGGGACGTTTCTGCTGAACAACAAGGGCGAGCTGCTCGCGGACAGCGATTCGACGCTGATGAATGATAACGTTTTCCGTCAGGCGATCGTGTCGCGCGCAGGGGATTACGGGATCGTGAAGCAGGACGGAAAATCGTATCTTGTGTTGTCTCGGGCCTCCGACCAGGTCGACGTCGTCTACGCGATCGTGATGCGAGAGGACTTCATTTTGCAGAACCTCCCCTTTTTCCAAAAGGTGCTCTATTACTGGATCCCGCTGCTCGTGGCGCTGCTGCTTATGATCTACCTTGTGTTCCTGCAGCGCATCATGTTCAAGCCGCTGGTCGATCTCATCCGGGGGATGCGCAAGCTCGGGCAGGGACGCTTCGACATCCGCCTGCCGACCGATCAGAGCAGCGAGTTCGCGTTCATGTCGGGCACGTTCAACAATATGGCCGGACAGATCGAGAAGCTGAAGATTGACGTCTACGAGGAGCAGCTTCGTGTGCAGAAGGCGGAATACAAGCATTTGCAGGTGCAGATCAACCCGCATTTTTACATGAACAGCCTCAATATCGTCTACAATCTGGCCGCGCTCAAGGACTTCAAGTCGGTGCAAAAGCTATCGCTGCATCTGGCGGATTATTTCCGTTTTCTCATGCAGAGCCATCGGCAGACGGTGCGGCTTGCGGACGAGCTGCGCCATATCGGCCACTACCTGGAGATTCAGAAGATCCGCTACGCGGGCAAGCTCGATTACGACGTGCGCGTGCAGCCGGAGCATCTTCGCTGCGAGCTGTCGCCGCTCATGGTGCAGCCCTTCGTGGAAAATTCGGTCATTCACGGGTTCGGGAAAAAGGTGCCGGACGGCACGATGTTCCGCATTTTGATCGAGACAGAGGCGGATGCCGCAGATCCGGAGGCGCACATGCTGCTGCTGATTCGGGACAATGGTGCAGGGTTTCCTGCGGATATGCTCGCCGAACTGGCTACAGGCGCTTACGCGGAGGGGACGGGCGAGGAGCATCTCGGCATCTGGAATATTTTGCGGCGCTATCGGATGCTGTACGGAGACGAGCGGGGCATCGCATTTGCCAACGCGCCGGAAGGCGGCGCGGTCGTGACGATCCGGCTGCCTTACAAGGGAGCGGCGGCTTCGGCCGGGGATGACGCGATAGAGGAAGGCATCGGCGAAGAAGGAACGGGTTAG
- a CDS encoding YerC/YecD family TrpR-related protein codes for MQLKKLNDKSIDQLFEAILTLKSVEECYVFFDDLCTVNEIQSLSQRLEVARMLGKGQTYNQIEAETGASTATISRVKRCLNYGNDGYKLTLDRLGRFGKTADDAEQATEIEQV; via the coding sequence ATGCAGCTGAAGAAGCTGAATGACAAGTCGATCGACCAATTGTTCGAAGCGATTCTGACACTGAAGTCCGTGGAGGAATGCTACGTTTTCTTCGACGATCTGTGTACGGTCAACGAGATTCAGTCGCTGTCCCAGCGACTCGAGGTCGCGCGGATGCTCGGCAAGGGTCAGACGTACAACCAGATCGAAGCGGAGACCGGAGCCAGCACGGCGACCATCTCCCGCGTGAAGCGGTGTCTGAACTACGGCAACGACGGCTACAAGTTGACGCTGGACCGTCTGGGCCGCTTCGGCAAGACAGCCGACGATGCGGAGCAAGCGACGGAGATTGAGCAAGTCTAG
- a CDS encoding inorganic phosphate transporter yields the protein MDITILVVIIVILALGFDFINGFHDTANAIATSVSTRALKPRVAILLAAVMNLVGALLYTGVAKTIGGKVTDPFKLEHGLTVVIATLIAAIIWNLITWWKGIPSSSSHALIGALAGAAVTSEGWAGINVGGFSTIVLGLLLSPIIAFVLGYIIMFLLKHLFARTSPHQVNKGFRTGQILTAALQSFTHGTNDAQKAMGIITLALVSAGWQDHLEVPLWVKISAALAMALGTSVGGWKIIKTMGTKIFKIEPINGFSADAASAAVIFTATLTHLPVSTTHAITSSILGVGAAKRFSSVRWDMAGRIIMTWIITIPISALIAAAIYAVLSLFH from the coding sequence ATGGATATCACCATTTTAGTCGTCATCATCGTCATCCTGGCGCTGGGGTTCGACTTTATCAACGGCTTCCACGACACGGCGAACGCGATCGCCACCTCCGTATCCACACGTGCGCTCAAGCCACGCGTGGCGATTCTGCTCGCGGCGGTGATGAATCTGGTCGGCGCGCTGCTGTATACCGGAGTCGCCAAGACCATCGGCGGCAAGGTGACGGACCCCTTCAAGCTGGAGCACGGGCTGACGGTCGTCATCGCCACGTTGATCGCGGCCATCATCTGGAACCTGATCACCTGGTGGAAAGGAATTCCCTCGTCCTCCTCGCATGCGCTGATCGGCGCGCTGGCCGGCGCGGCGGTCACCTCGGAGGGCTGGGCGGGCATAAATGTTGGCGGATTTTCGACAATTGTCCTCGGATTGCTTCTTTCGCCAATCATTGCGTTCGTTTTGGGGTATATAATTATGTTCTTGTTGAAGCATCTCTTCGCGAGGACGAGCCCGCATCAAGTGAACAAGGGATTCCGGACCGGACAGATTCTGACCGCCGCGCTTCAATCGTTCACCCATGGCACGAACGACGCGCAGAAGGCGATGGGCATCATCACGCTGGCGCTCGTGTCCGCCGGCTGGCAGGATCATCTCGAGGTGCCGCTCTGGGTCAAGATCTCCGCGGCGCTTGCGATGGCGCTCGGCACGTCGGTCGGCGGCTGGAAGATCATCAAGACGATGGGCACGAAGATTTTCAAGATCGAGCCGATCAACGGCTTCTCGGCGGACGCGGCATCCGCAGCGGTTATCTTCACCGCAACGCTCACCCATCTGCCGGTTAGCACGACGCACGCGATCACTTCCTCGATCCTCGGGGTCGGCGCGGCCAAGCGCTTCTCGAGCGTTCGCTGGGACATGGCCGGCCGGATCATTATGACGTGGATCATTACGATCCCGATCTCGGCGCTGATTGCGGCGGCCATCTATGCGGTACTGAGCCTGTTTCACTAA
- a CDS encoding DUF1861 family protein, with translation MQASAQQAKSCVELLKEFRLKGTDARGEKLYFAGVGRRDVYNVTAPFLDEGEWVIAGRVEDRASERSSIMFFVEKNGKWTPREGAPVFELQDPFFTFVRGELVLGGVQVFFDPDDPHYVTTWRTVFYRGYRVRELREFAQGPLTMKDVRLVDQQNGTIGVFTRPMPVGDARAMIGYAEISDLDELTEELMANAEVLKGQFLKVEWGGANEIHLLNNGKLGVLGHVAWMDYGNIRHYYPMVFALDPATRAHTPLKLIATRNLFPEGPAKRPDLEDVLFSGGLRRNGDGTATLYTGVSDAEAARIVIEDPFVEYEA, from the coding sequence ATCCAAGCATCCGCACAGCAAGCCAAATCATGCGTCGAACTGCTCAAGGAGTTCCGCCTCAAAGGTACGGACGCCAGGGGCGAAAAGCTTTATTTCGCCGGAGTCGGCAGACGCGACGTGTACAACGTGACCGCGCCATTCCTCGACGAAGGGGAATGGGTCATCGCCGGCCGCGTTGAAGACCGCGCGAGCGAGCGCTCTTCCATCATGTTTTTTGTGGAGAAAAACGGGAAGTGGACGCCCCGCGAAGGCGCGCCTGTCTTTGAATTGCAGGATCCTTTCTTCACCTTCGTCCGCGGCGAGCTCGTGCTCGGCGGCGTTCAAGTGTTCTTCGATCCCGACGATCCGCATTACGTGACAACGTGGCGCACGGTGTTCTACCGGGGCTATCGCGTTCGCGAGCTGCGGGAGTTCGCGCAGGGCCCGCTGACGATGAAGGACGTGCGCCTCGTCGATCAGCAGAACGGCACCATCGGCGTCTTTACGCGGCCGATGCCGGTCGGGGACGCGCGGGCGATGATCGGCTACGCCGAGATCTCGGACCTCGACGAGCTGACCGAGGAACTGATGGCGAACGCAGAGGTACTGAAGGGCCAGTTCCTGAAGGTCGAGTGGGGCGGCGCCAACGAGATTCATCTGCTGAACAACGGCAAGCTCGGCGTGCTCGGGCATGTCGCCTGGATGGACTACGGCAACATCCGCCATTACTACCCGATGGTGTTCGCGCTCGACCCGGCGACCCGCGCGCACACGCCGCTCAAGCTGATCGCCACGCGCAACCTGTTCCCCGAAGGTCCGGCCAAGCGGCCCGACCTGGAGGACGTGCTGTTCAGCGGCGGGCTGCGCCGCAACGGCGACGGCACCGCGACGCTGTACACCGGCGTCAGCGACGCCGAGGCCGCGCGGATCGTGATCGAGGATCCGTTTGTCGAGTACGAGGCTTAA